The stretch of DNA GACCTTGGGGTTGGTCACGTTCATGATGATCCCGCGCCGATACAGCTTCCACCCGGAGAGGCGCTCCTGTCCGCCCGTATCGATCCCGCCCGCGGAGGCGCGGAAAGACTTCCACGCGAGAAAGAGCAGGTAGGCGGCGCCCGCGTACTTGAGCGCGTTGAACGCGATCACCGATGTCCTGAAAATCGCGGCGACGCCCAGCGCGACCACCGCGGTGTGTACGAGAAGCCCGGTGCACAGTCCCAGGGTGACCCTGAGCCCCGCGCCCCTTCCGTACACCATCGACTGGGCAACCACGAAGATGTTGTCGGGACCCGGCGCGAACGCGAGGAGCGTGGAGGCGGTGACGAACATGGCGAGCGCGTCGGCTTCTATCATGGGAGGCTCCTTGCCGAATTCTGAATTTTCCTCATTGCCTCATCGTTCATACACCGTCTCGAGAAGCGGGGAATCGAAAATATCGCCGGGTGAAACCGCGGGCTCGTCCAGCGGGACCGCGTTCCCATAACGCTCGAAGAGCGTCCCCTTCACTACGGGATGTGACAGGTCGAAGTCACGGATTCTCCTGAGCGGGCAGAGCTCGATTCCCGGCCCGTACCGGTACACCTTCCATACGAGCTCCGAGCAATAGAGCCGGTCGTCGGCCCAGCCGAAATAAATGTCATAGGGCCTGCCAATATAGCCTGCCCCGGCCTCGCGCATTTTCACGAGCGCCGCGTCCGTGAGTGTTCCCGCGGCGCCCCTGAGCCGCTTCACCGTGTAATGCCCGCCCGCGCCGCGCGCCGCCCAGGATTCGAGCGGCGTCATGGTGACGGGCTGGATCGCCTCGAACACGAACCACGCGCCGTTCACGCGGAACACCATGCCCATGTGGCTGAAGCGCGAATGGGTCGCGCGCTGGATCGCCTCCGTCTGGGGAGATCGCGCCTCCTGGAACACGATGTCCCCGTCAAGAAGCGCGAAGGGCGCGGCCCCCGCGGCCGGTATTGCGATCGAGAGTACGAGCGCCGCTCTTGCGATAGTTGAAATTATTGTGCGTGCCAAAATTTTCTCCCTGGAATTCCGCCCGCGATGAACCCATCCAGGCTCATGGCTATAAACAAAACAATATGGTTGGCCGTTGTCCACCCCCGTAGAATTTCACGCGCGCCCACCGTCACTTGGTTAGAAGGGCGCTCGGCAGTGGAACGTACTGTGCATCCCCCGCCGATCTTCGCAATTTACATTCTTTTAAGCGGGTTGAGAACTTTCAGGTTTTCCCTTTCACCGCTTTTCAACAGTCTGTCGTTGCATGAGACGAAGTAATCGATTTCACCGTTGACATATACCGCGGTTCCCAATTGTAGCGAATCCAGGCTTTTTAGCTGGTATTTTTCAATCAATTCAATCGCATGCTTTTTTATCTGGTCGTCGATATCGATCACATTGAAATAACGCATATCGGACTGGATTTCGGATTTCAGGTACCTGAAATCCTCGTCATTGATAACGGAATCCTTAACGAGCCTTCTCAATGTGGAGAGCGCTTCGATTTCCGCGATTGTCGAGACATATATCGCCTGGGCATCTTCGAAAAGCCGGTCTACGTTCCCGGAACCTTTTTCATCTATATATTTTTTAATCATGGCGGAGGTATCGAAATAGAGGTTCATCCCTCATCGCGCTCCCGCTTGATGTATTCCAGGGTGTCCGCGTTTTTCCTCAGCCTGATTTTTTTAATTTCCCTTTTCCAACCCGTCGTTTTTTCGGCAAAAGGAACTATTCGTGCAATCGGCTTTCCCTTTCGTATGATAATATAGGTGCTGCCCTTTTCCACATTATCGAAGTATTCTTTCGAGTGATTTCTGAAATCCGTGAATTTAAGGTAATCCATCACGCCCCCAAAGTGCCATTATAATGACATAATAATATCATGTCCGTACCTCGTCAACTATTTCATGCCGTCGTTTCGCCGGGATCGAAGAGGCCGGGCGCGCCGTTACCTGGAAAAATATTTCCTCATGGGCTTGAAGTAAAACTCGGTCCACCCCTTCCGGTAATCCTCGCCCTGGCCGTCGGGAATGCCGGAATGGTTCAGGACCAGCCGGGTTCCCTTCCCCGATTTCTCGAAGCGGATCTCGAGGAGCGAGTATCTCGCGCGTTCGGGAAACTCGGTCGTCTTCCATCTCTGCACGATTCGTTTCCCCGGTTCGAGCGCGACCGTGGTCCCGAAAATGTATCCGTCCCACGCGGTGAATTTCCCGTTCGCGCGCGCGGATATCCGCGCCCCGCTTCCAGTCATCGCGGAATGCGTCGCGCCGTCCATCCACGCGTCATACAGCGTGCGCGGCGCCACGGGAAAAAATTCGCTCATTTCGAACGATTCCATGGACATCCTCCCGGAGCCCTTTCCGGCGGGGCGACGTCCGCCCGCCGTTTCGTGCATGAAATTTAGGGCATGTGCGTATTAGTTTCAATTAATATTTATAGCTCCGCCGGCATATTCGGGTGCGGGCTGGCCCCGGGCGGAACTCCAAGATTACTGCCGGGATGGATCAATGGAATCGGGAATTCCAATACCGTGCAGACTAACGAGCCCGGGTCCCCGTTGAAGGGTCCGCAGGCGGAAGCGTGATCATGGGGGTTCCGGCATTCTTCCAACTGGCGATCCGAACGTCTTTATGCGCGTTCGTAACGCGCAAAGCCGGGAAAGGCAGATTGCGGATCAGACAGCACTATTCCAGAAACCGGCGGTCGGTCCTGCTAGCGCGGCGGCACCATCTGGTCGTGCTTCGTCTGTTTTTCCTGGTTTTTCTTTGTTGCCTGGTGCTTGGCTTCTTTCTTGTCGTGCATCTGCCGGTCGTGCTTCGCCTTGTCTCTCTTGCCCTTGTCTCCCATACCGTCTGCCCCTCGCCTTGAATTATTTAAACATCCGCGACTCCCGGGGGTGCCGCAACTTCCAGTTTCTCGAGGGGTTTCCCGGACGCATTATCCCCCCTGTGACCATTATAGTACACGTTAAAAGGGGAGATTGCAAATGCAGGACGTAAATAAGACGATGCAGCGGCGGAAATACAGGCTATTTATGGCTTTAATTGCGCGAAACCGGACGGGTCAGCCGTTCATTCCCTTGAAAACACGGTCCGGATCGGACCGTGAACCGGCCACGAGGTTTTTCGCGATGCCCACCGCGCATTCGAATTCGTCGTTCGCAAGGGCCGCGATCGCGGCCGCCGCAACCTCTTCCGGGGAAATTCCCCTGTCCGCCAGGCCCCGGC from Spirochaetota bacterium encodes:
- a CDS encoding LysE family translocator; this encodes MIEADALAMFVTASTLLAFAPGPDNIFVVAQSMVYGRGAGLRVTLGLCTGLLVHTAVVALGVAAIFRTSVIAFNALKYAGAAYLLFLAWKSFRASAGGIDTGGQERLSGWKLYRRGIIMNVTNPKVSIFFLAFLPQFAGPAGGSITLQLVALGAVFIAVTLVVFGFLSMLAGTAGRWIARSGRGEKILNRIAGAVFVSLAVKLILTERD
- a CDS encoding YiiX family permuted papain-like enzyme is translated as MARAALVLSIAIPAAGAAPFALLDGDIVFQEARSPQTEAIQRATHSRFSHMGMVFRVNGAWFVFEAIQPVTMTPLESWAARGAGGHYTVKRLRGAAGTLTDAALVKMREAGAGYIGRPYDIYFGWADDRLYCSELVWKVYRYGPGIELCPLRRIRDFDLSHPVVKGTLFERYGNAVPLDEPAVSPGDIFDSPLLETVYER
- a CDS encoding type II toxin-antitoxin system prevent-host-death family antitoxin, with translation MDYLKFTDFRNHSKEYFDNVEKGSTYIIIRKGKPIARIVPFAEKTTGWKREIKKIRLRKNADTLEYIKRERDEG
- a CDS encoding PIN domain-containing protein, yielding MNLYFDTSAMIKKYIDEKGSGNVDRLFEDAQAIYVSTIAEIEALSTLRRLVKDSVINDEDFRYLKSEIQSDMRYFNVIDIDDQIKKHAIELIEKYQLKSLDSLQLGTAVYVNGEIDYFVSCNDRLLKSGERENLKVLNPLKRM